A window of the Cryptococcus decagattii chromosome 6, complete sequence genome harbors these coding sequences:
- a CDS encoding glyceraldehyde-3-phosphate dehydrogenase, with protein MVVKVGINGFGRIGRIVLRNAIEHGDLEVVAVNDPFIDLDYMVYMFKYDSTHGRFKGSVEVKDGKLYINNKAISVFGEKDPANIKWGEAGAEYIVESTGVFTTTEKAGVHLKGGAKKVVISAPSADAPMFVCGVNLDAYKPEYKIVSNASCTTNCLAPLAKVIHDNFTIVEGLMTTVHATTATQKTVDGPSHKDWRGGRGAAANIIPSSTGAAKAVGKVIPSLNGKLTGMSFRVPTSDVSVVDLVCRIEKGASYDEIKNVIKKASESPELKGILGYTEDAVVSTDFVGSTESSIFDAQAGIALNANFIKLVSWYDNEYGYSRR; from the exons ATGGTTGTCAAGGTTGGAATCAACGGTTTCG GTCGTATCGGTCGAATTGTTCTCAG GAACGCCATCGAGCATGGAGACCTTGAGGTTGTTGCTGTCAACGA CCCTTTCATTGACTTGGACTACATG GTTTACATGTTCAAGTACGACTCC ACACATGGTCGCTTCAAGGGTTCTGTCGAGGTTAAGGACGGTAAGCTCTATATCAACAACAAGGCCATTTCCGTTTTCGGTGAGAAGGACCCCGCCAACATTAAGTGGGGTGAGGCTGGTGCCGAGTACATCGTTGAGTCTACCGGTGTCTTCACCACTACTGAAAAGGCCGGTGTCCATCTCAAGGGAGGTGCCAAGAAGGTCGTCATTTCCGCTCCCTCCGCTGATGCTCCTAT GTTTGTCTGTGGTGTCAACCTTGATGCCTACAAGCCGGAGTACAAAATCGTGTCCAACGCTTCTTGCACTACCAACTGTCTCGCTCCCCTTGCCAAGGTCATCCACGATAAC TTTACTATCGTTGAGGGCTTGATGACCACTGTCCATGCCACCACTGCCACCCAGAAGACCGTCGACGGTCCTTCCCACA AGGACTGGCGAGGCGGTCGAGGTGCTGCTGCTAACatcatcccttcttctaCCGGTGCTGCTAAG GCTGTGGGCAAGGTCATTCCTTCCCTCAATGGCAAGCTTACTGGCATGTCCTTCCGAGTCCCTACCTCCGATGTCTCTGTTGTGGACCTTGTCTGTCGCATTGAGAAGGGTGCCTCTTATGATGAAATCAAGAATGTCATCAAGAAGGCCTCTGAGAGCCCTGAGTTGAAGGGTATTTTGGG CTACACTGAGGATGCTGTTGTCTCCACTGATTTTGTTGGCTCTACTGAATCCTCTATCTTTGATGCCCAGGCTGGTATTGCTCTTAATGCCAACTTCATCAAGCTTGTCAGCTGG TATGACAATGAGTATGGTTACTCTAGGCGT TAG
- a CDS encoding hydroxyisourate hydrolase, which yields MSRSPITCHVLDSSQGKPASGVKVSLQILKAEVLGSSEVTGKMLAEGTTDTDGRCSTLLPPNEKLSPGIYKMVFFTGDYFEARGTETFYPVVEITFNYADPSQHYHIPLLLSAFSYTTYRGS from the exons ATGTCGCGTTCTCCTATAACTTGCCACG TGTTGGATTCGTCCCAGGGGAAACCAGCTTCAGGAGTCAAGGTCTCTCTCCAAATACTCAAAGCAGAGGTGCTGGGGTCCAGCGAAGTCACCGGCAAGATGCTAGCAGAAGG GACCACTGATAcggatggaagatgttCTACCCTCTTACCGCCAAATGAGAAACTCTCGCCTGGCATCTACAAGATGGTGTTTTTCACCGGCGATTACTTTGAAGCCAGGGGGACGGAAACTTTCTACCCTGTCGTTGAG ATTACCTTCAACTATGCCGATCCTTCCCAGCATTACCATATACCTCTCTTACTCAGTGCTTTCTCATATACTACATACCGTGGTAGCTAA
- a CDS encoding protein phosphatase PP2A regulatory subunit B, with product MDVEPTNQWRFAQCFGDKGEVEDITEADIISTVEFDHTGDYLATGDKGGRVVLFERNEQKRGCEYKFYTEFQSHEPEFDYLKSLEIEEKINRIKWCKRQNAAHFLLSTNDKTIKLWKVFDKQIRVVAENNHTDGYGSVTGPSQPPLRLPRMTTHDSITAAVPRKVYANAHAYHINSISVNSDGETYISADDLRINLWNMDISDQSFNIVDIKPVNMEELTEVITAAEFHPIHCNLFMYSSSKGTIKLADMRDSALCDQHAKLFEEEEDPSQKSFFSEIISSISDVKFSQDGRYILSRDYLTLKIWDINMDNKPVKTINIHDHLRQKLCDLYENDCIFDKFECTFSGDGSQVLTGSYHNYFRIYDVNGDNDVVLQADKSAFKAKKIGGSRGKVPGKKEGLQTEGIDFAKKILHASWHPRENTIAIAATNNLFLYSTLS from the exons ATGGATGTCGAACCAACGAATCAGTGGCGGTTTGCCCAGTGTTTTGGTGACAAGGGGGAGGTAGAAGACATTACCGAAG CCGATATCATCTCAACCGTCGAGTTTGACCATACTGGCGATTACCTCGCTACCGGTGATAAGGGTGGCCGTGTGGTGTTGTTTGAGCGGAATGAGCAG AAACGGGGGTGCGAGTACAAGTTCTACACGGAA TTTCAATCGCACGAGCCCGAGTTTGATTATCTCAAATCGCTTGAAATCGAGGAGAAAATCAATCGCATCAAATGGTGCAAAAGACAGAATGCTGCTCATTTTTTGCTGAGTACCAATG ACAAAACCATCAAACTCTGGAAAGTCTTTGACAAACAGATCCGGGTGGTAGCCGAAAACAACCACACCGATGGATATGGCAGTGTTACCGGGCCATCACAACCCCCGTTGCGTCTTCCCCGAATGACCACTCATGACTCAATCACTGCGGCCGTCCCCCGAAAGGTCTATGCCAATGCTCACGCCTATCACATCAACTCCATATCGGTCAACTCAGATGGTGAAACATACATCTCCGCAGACGACTTGAGAATCAATCTGTGGAATATGGATATTAGTGACCAGAGCTTTA ACATTGTCGACATAAAGCCCGTCAACATGGAGGAGCTCACAGAGGTCATTACTGCGGCCGAGTTCCACCCAATACATTGCAATCTTTTCATGTACTCCAGCTCAAAGGGCACCATTAAGCTGGCTGATATGAGAGATTCGGCATTGTGCGATCAGCACGCAAAGC TTttcgaggaagaagaagatccaTCTCAAaaatccttcttctctgagATCATCTCTTCTATCTCGGACGTCAAGTTCTCTCAGGATGGGCGATACATACTGTCCCGTGACTACCTGACGCTTAAGATATGGGATATCAACATGGACAACAAGCCTGTGAAAACGATTAACATCCACGATCATCTCCGCCAAAAATTATGTGACCTTTACGAGAATGATTGCATCTTTGACAAATTCGAGTGTACTTTCAGTGGCGACGGCAG CCAAGTCCTCACTGGCTCATACCACAACTACTTCCGAATCTACGACGTCAATGGAGACAACGACGTTGTCCTCCAAGCGGATAAATCGGCCTTCAAAGCAAAGAAGATCGGAGGATCGCGTGGAAAAGTGCCcggcaagaaggaaggattACAAACCGAAGGAATCGATTTCGCAAAGAAAATT TTGCATGCTAGCTGGCATCCGCGCGAGAATACTATTGCT ATTGCTGCGACCAACAATCT CTTTTTGTATTCTACATTATCATGA